The genomic DNA GCAGGCTGGGGGATATGTACGGGCATAAAACAGTTTATGTAACCGGCTTTATTATTTTCACACTTGCCTCCGTACTCTGCGCGACGGCCCAAAACTTGGCTGTTCTAATCGCCTTCCGGGTAGTCCAAGCCCTAGGCGCGGGGATGATGATGGCCATCGGCCCGGCCATTATCGCTGCTACTTTCCCACCCGGCGAGAGGGGTAGGGCGCTAGGCTTGATCGGCTCAACTGTAGCGGCTGCCCTGGCTTTTGGACCTACCATCGGGGGGGTATTAAGTGACTACTTCGGGTGGCGGTCGGTTTTTTACATCAACTTGCCCATTGGTATAGTAGCCATAACGGCCTCATCCATCGTGCTCCGGAGAAGCGTTGCGACCAAACGGCAGAACTTTGACTTTGCCGGAGCCGGGTCGGCCTTTTTAGGGTTGTCTTTCCTTCTTTTTGCATTAAGCTATGGGCAGTCCTGGGGCTGGCGGTCCGCCGGCGTCTGGGCATTGTTAATAGCGGCGCTGATTCTATTGGCTACTTTCATTTTTGTGGAAAAAAGAGTGCCGGAACCGATGATGGACCTTACACTGTTTAAAAGCCGTCTTTTCACTATGGCCAACTTGACCTCGCTCTTAAACTTCATGGCACAGTTTTCGGTTGTTTTTCTGATGCCTTTTTATCTATTGTTTTACCGTGATAACCCCGTACTCCTTTGACGGCCAGGGGAGCGCTGGCGAATACCATTATCAGCCAAGGCGATACAATCATGAATAAGACTAAACTCCAGGCATAAGAGAAAACAAACATTCCCGAGAGAAATTTTACCGCCTTGTCTTTACCCAAAATGATGGCCAAAGTGCGGCGTCCATTTTTTTTGTCCCCGTCAAGATCCCGTATATTATTTGACATTAAAATAGCGCCGATTAACACCGCGGTCGGCACCGAAATCAAGAGAATTTTGAGATCAACCGTACCGGCTTGAATAAAAAAGGATAACAAAATAATAACAGGACCCATAAATACACCGGCGACTAGTTCGCCGTAAGGCGTGTAAGCGATAGGCCAAGGTCCTCCGGAGTAGAGGTAACCCGTTAACATACAGGCGGCTCCAACTATTGCAACCAGCCAACTGCTATTGAAGCTAATAAATAAACCTAAAAAAACCGTAATTATCAAAAGGATAATAGCTGAGTAAAACACCGTCTTTGCTCCGATGCCATCCCTGACGATCGCTCCGCCGATGCCTACCGAATCCATAGTGTCCAGCCCGCGTTTAAAATCATAATACTCGTTGAAAATATTGGTGGCTCCCTGAATAAACAAACATGCGGCCAGCATTGCCAGAAA from Pelotomaculum isophthalicicum JI includes the following:
- a CDS encoding 1,4-dihydroxy-2-naphthoate polyprenyltransferase, with the translated sequence MKTTFQKGKQLLRPPGKSGDSSKVWWRLMRPHTLTASFIPVLIGTSLALAKSGRINYPIFLAMLAACLFIQGATNIFNEYYDFKRGLDTMDSVGIGGAIVRDGIGAKTVFYSAIILLIITVFLGLFISFNSSWLVAIVGAACMLTGYLYSGGPWPIAYTPYGELVAGVFMGPVIILLSFFIQAGTVDLKILLISVPTAVLIGAILMSNNIRDLDGDKKNGRRTLAIILGKDKAVKFLSGMFVFSYAWSLVLFMIVSPWLIMVFASAPLAVKGVRGYHGKTIDKKASEKQPKTVP
- a CDS encoding DHA2 family efflux MFS transporter permease subunit, producing MQESNNHRWWVMAALAVGTFMAPLDGSVVNIVLPQIAGYFQSDLASVEWVIMSYLLVISSLLLIYGRLGDMYGHKTVYVTGFIIFTLASVLCATAQNLAVLIAFRVVQALGAGMMMAIGPAIIAATFPPGERGRALGLIGSTVAAALAFGPTIGGVLSDYFGWRSVFYINLPIGIVAITASSIVLRRSVATKRQNFDFAGAGSAFLGLSFLLFALSYGQSWGWRSAGVWALLIAALILLATFIFVEKRVPEPMMDLTLFKSRLFTMANLTSLLNFMAQFSVVFLMPFYLLFYRDNPVLL